A genomic window from Verrucomicrobiia bacterium includes:
- a CDS encoding glycosyltransferase family 2 protein, with product MPQTSNPDITFIIPVYNEELNIKGVFRDVYEVLERHPEWNWELIVVEDGSRDNTKSVLEELGRQYPRTQFIFHPENKGYCQSMRDGMAKARGRYLMYIGADEEFDCSEIPSFVEPLLATGDKHADVILGVRWQRNAYKLHRFFISVIYIFLLNAMFKLRVNDYNWSQAWSRDLIQSIEMRSKSLFMLPEIIIKAHDLGFKIKEVPSNHRGRKWGKSSLNMKIMGHALVDAF from the coding sequence ATGCCTCAAACCTCGAATCCCGACATTACTTTCATCATCCCCGTCTATAACGAGGAACTCAATATCAAGGGCGTTTTCCGCGACGTCTACGAGGTCCTGGAGCGTCATCCCGAATGGAACTGGGAGCTGATCGTCGTCGAAGACGGCAGCCGCGATAATACCAAAAGCGTCCTGGAAGAGCTCGGCCGCCAGTACCCGCGTACGCAGTTCATTTTCCATCCCGAGAACAAAGGCTACTGCCAGTCCATGCGGGACGGCATGGCCAAGGCGCGCGGCCGTTACCTGATGTACATCGGCGCGGACGAGGAATTCGACTGCTCGGAAATCCCCTCGTTCGTGGAGCCGCTTCTGGCCACGGGCGACAAGCACGCAGACGTGATCCTGGGCGTGCGCTGGCAGCGCAACGCCTACAAGCTGCATCGCTTTTTCATTTCCGTGATTTACATTTTCCTGCTGAACGCGATGTTCAAGCTGCGTGTCAACGACTACAACTGGTCGCAGGCCTGGAGCCGCGACCTTATTCAGTCCATCGAGATGCGCTCCAAGTCGCTGTTCATGCTTCCGGAAATCATCATCAAGGCCCATGACCTGGGCTTCAAGATCAAGGAAGTCCCCTCCAACCACCGCGGCCGCAAATGGGGCAAGTCTTCCCTCAACATGAAGATCATGGGGCATGCTCTCGTGGATGCCTTC
- a CDS encoding NAD-dependent epimerase/dehydratase family protein, translating to MPAKTKAVKKNGSPAVAKSADNQLISIRIPKDVLEKLRGVAGQKGDIGYQQLIKAYIAGGLNQEAPEALEKGKGSALKETLAALDTPVMKPAASKRKPAARSGNSEVIAEDIANLAEALEPYHSLFEDRTFLITGAYGFLGRYMVQLLKHLNEKVLRKKTHALLLDNFVTGYEQRVFSDKNLVFHRHNVIKPFETSEQVDYLIHAAGIASPAYYTKFPIETMDVGTIGTRNMLELAYRKGVSSFLFTSSSEVYGDPDPKHVPTNEDYYGNVSITGPRSCYDESKRFGETMCLAYWRTFDVPVKIVRPFNVYGPGIRPDDFRVLPNFIEHALRKEPLPIHGDGRNTRSFCYINDAVEALFRVLFAKESGESFNIGNPYPEISVRELAYKVAEAMPFKVEVVNIDPPHAVYAQSDPKRRCPDITKLQTLTGFKPKYSLEEGLRRTIQWFSES from the coding sequence ATGCCAGCCAAAACAAAGGCCGTAAAAAAGAACGGGAGTCCCGCTGTAGCTAAGAGCGCCGACAATCAGCTCATTTCCATCCGCATTCCCAAAGACGTTCTCGAAAAGCTGCGCGGCGTGGCCGGGCAGAAAGGCGATATCGGCTACCAGCAGCTCATCAAGGCCTACATCGCGGGCGGACTGAACCAGGAAGCTCCCGAAGCTCTGGAAAAGGGGAAGGGCTCCGCCCTGAAAGAAACGCTTGCCGCGCTCGATACGCCGGTGATGAAGCCTGCCGCCTCGAAGCGCAAGCCGGCCGCGCGCTCAGGCAATTCCGAAGTCATTGCCGAAGACATCGCGAATCTCGCGGAGGCGCTCGAACCTTATCACTCGCTTTTCGAAGACCGCACCTTCCTGATCACGGGCGCTTACGGCTTCCTGGGCCGCTACATGGTCCAGCTGCTCAAGCACCTGAACGAAAAAGTCCTTCGCAAGAAAACGCATGCGCTTCTCCTCGATAATTTCGTGACCGGCTACGAGCAGCGCGTTTTCTCGGACAAGAACCTGGTCTTTCACCGCCACAACGTGATCAAGCCGTTCGAGACTTCCGAGCAGGTGGATTACCTCATTCACGCGGCCGGTATTGCGTCGCCCGCGTATTACACGAAGTTCCCGATCGAGACCATGGATGTGGGCACGATCGGCACGCGCAATATGCTCGAGCTGGCGTACCGCAAGGGCGTGTCGAGCTTCCTGTTCACGAGCTCAAGCGAAGTCTACGGCGATCCGGATCCGAAGCATGTTCCGACGAACGAAGACTATTACGGCAACGTTTCTATTACCGGGCCGCGCTCGTGCTACGACGAATCCAAACGTTTCGGCGAGACCATGTGCCTGGCTTACTGGCGCACGTTTGACGTGCCGGTCAAGATCGTCCGTCCGTTCAACGTCTATGGCCCCGGCATCCGCCCGGACGATTTCCGCGTGCTTCCCAACTTCATCGAGCACGCGCTGCGCAAGGAGCCGCTGCCGATTCACGGCGACGGCCGCAACACGCGCTCGTTTTGCTACATCAACGATGCCGTCGAGGCGCTGTTCCGTGTGCTTTTCGCCAAGGAAAGCGGGGAATCGTTCAACATCGGCAACCCGTATCCGGAAATTTCCGTGCGCGAGCTGGCGTACAAAGTGGCGGAAGCCATGCCGTTCAAGGTGGAAGTCGTGAACATCGACCCGCCGCACGCGGTGTACGCGCAGTCGGACCCGAAGCGCCGCTGTCCCGACATCACCAAGCTGCAGACGCTGACCGGCTTCAAGCCGAAATACAGCCTCGAAGAAGGCCTGCGCCGCACGATCCAATGGTTCAGCGAAAGCTAA
- a CDS encoding SDR family oxidoreductase: MNRSIVITGATRGLGLALARRFLAAGDKVFGISRTRGRWAEVRRDSPNPANFTLLQCDLTSEAEIKACVKKILKAGVPDILINNAGDGTRLARVENITLKEYEHSQAVNLTAAFLVCKYFLPALRAKKGARIFNVSSMAGVRAVPNLFSYSAAKFGIMALTQCLAKENTDAGIECLTVCPGGMKTSMRASLFGREDAKKQQTPDFVAGLILDLVERRLPAANGSAVVIRHSRLWSIIPMPDA, translated from the coding sequence ATGAACCGGAGCATCGTCATTACCGGAGCCACCCGGGGATTAGGGCTTGCCCTGGCCCGCCGCTTTCTCGCGGCAGGCGACAAAGTCTTCGGCATCAGCCGGACCCGCGGGCGCTGGGCCGAAGTGCGGCGGGACTCCCCGAACCCCGCCAATTTCACGCTTCTCCAGTGCGATCTTACTTCGGAAGCGGAGATCAAGGCCTGCGTCAAAAAAATCCTCAAGGCCGGGGTTCCGGATATCCTCATCAACAATGCCGGGGACGGCACGCGCCTGGCGCGGGTGGAAAACATCACGCTCAAGGAATACGAGCATTCCCAGGCCGTCAACCTGACGGCCGCTTTCCTCGTATGCAAATATTTCCTCCCGGCGCTGCGCGCTAAAAAGGGGGCGCGGATCTTCAATGTTTCTTCCATGGCGGGAGTTCGCGCGGTCCCGAATCTTTTTTCGTACTCGGCCGCCAAATTTGGTATCATGGCGCTCACGCAATGCCTTGCCAAGGAAAACACGGACGCCGGGATCGAGTGCCTGACCGTGTGTCCCGGCGGCATGAAGACGTCCATGCGCGCGTCGCTTTTCGGCCGCGAAGACGCGAAGAAACAGCAAACACCCGATTTTGTCGCGGGATTGATCCTGGACCTGGTGGAACGGCGCCTGCCCGCGGCCAATGGAAGCGCGGTGGTGATCCGGCACAGCCGGCTCTGGTCGATCATTCCCATGCCGGACGCCTAG
- a CDS encoding class I SAM-dependent methyltransferase — MTASDAYRKPKCRYCEAPLGQPFLELGDMPLANSYVAPADRDQEEFTCPLSLVLCERCWLVQLSHVVPPDLMFAHYLYVSSTTQTFRDHFAAYAQSVAQKLTSVQNPLAVDIGSNDGLLLSCYKKAGMRAVGVDPAKNLSEAANKQGLTTINAYFGKDSVEQILREHGPAHAISGNNVFAHIDDIHDVLRNVTRLLDPKGLFVIEFPYLAVMLDEMLFDMIYHEHLSYIGVTPLAFVLEKFGLEIFDINLVPSHGGSLRVFIQKKNGPHAVTDAPARYMEKEKKEGFLGTARYNEFAAKVMQVRDDFRTVALTAKARGQRLAGYGAPAKCSTLVNFYGLGAEEIAYVVDDNPLKQNLLVPGMKIPIVPSARLNEDPTDFVVIFAWNFAREILKKIGVLEERGVKFLLPLPVPGAGGANRFEIRAKQADLSQTR; from the coding sequence ATGACAGCAAGCGATGCTTACCGCAAGCCCAAGTGCCGTTACTGCGAAGCGCCCCTCGGCCAGCCTTTCCTGGAGCTGGGGGACATGCCGCTCGCCAATTCCTACGTCGCGCCCGCGGACCGCGATCAAGAGGAATTCACCTGCCCCCTCAGCCTTGTCCTCTGCGAGCGCTGCTGGCTTGTCCAGCTTTCGCACGTCGTGCCGCCGGACCTGATGTTCGCGCATTATCTCTATGTCAGCTCCACGACCCAGACTTTCCGGGATCATTTCGCCGCTTACGCTCAGTCCGTGGCCCAGAAACTGACCTCGGTCCAGAACCCCCTCGCCGTCGACATCGGAAGCAACGACGGACTTCTGCTTTCCTGCTACAAGAAGGCGGGCATGCGCGCCGTGGGCGTGGACCCGGCCAAGAACCTGAGCGAAGCCGCCAACAAGCAGGGCCTTACCACGATCAACGCGTATTTTGGGAAAGATTCCGTCGAGCAGATCCTGCGCGAGCACGGCCCGGCACATGCGATCAGCGGCAACAACGTGTTCGCGCATATCGACGACATCCACGACGTGCTGCGCAATGTGACACGTCTTCTCGACCCGAAGGGGCTTTTCGTGATCGAGTTTCCTTACCTCGCCGTCATGCTGGACGAAATGCTGTTCGACATGATTTACCACGAGCATCTTTCCTACATCGGCGTGACACCGCTCGCTTTCGTCCTGGAAAAGTTCGGCCTCGAGATTTTCGACATCAATCTTGTGCCCTCGCACGGCGGATCGCTGCGCGTGTTCATCCAGAAGAAAAACGGGCCTCATGCCGTGACGGACGCTCCGGCCCGGTACATGGAAAAGGAAAAGAAAGAAGGCTTCCTGGGCACCGCGCGTTACAACGAATTTGCGGCCAAGGTCATGCAGGTCCGCGATGACTTCCGGACGGTGGCGCTGACGGCCAAGGCGCGCGGACAGCGGCTTGCGGGCTACGGCGCGCCGGCCAAGTGCAGCACGCTGGTCAATTTCTACGGCTTGGGGGCCGAAGAGATCGCCTATGTGGTCGACGACAATCCGCTCAAGCAAAACCTTCTCGTGCCCGGGATGAAAATACCCATCGTGCCGAGCGCGAGGCTGAACGAAGACCCGACCGACTTTGTCGTCATTTTTGCGTGGAATTTCGCGCGCGAGATCCTGAAAAAAATCGGCGTCCTCGAAGAAAGGGGAGTGAAGTTCCTTTTGCCTCTTCCCGTGCCGGGCGCCGGCGGTGCCAACCGTTTTGAAATTAGGGCCAAGCAAGCCGACTTGTCCCAAACCCGATAG